One part of the Schistocerca piceifrons isolate TAMUIC-IGC-003096 chromosome 2, iqSchPice1.1, whole genome shotgun sequence genome encodes these proteins:
- the LOC124776335 gene encoding elongation factor 1-alpha, translating to MGKEKIHINIVVIGHVDSGKSTTTGHLIYKCGGIDKRTIEKFEKEAQEMGKGSFKYAWVLDKLKAERERGITIDIALWKFETSKYYVTIIDAPGHRDFIKNMITGTSQADCAVLIVAAGTGEFEAGISKNGQTREHALLAFTLGVKQLIVGVNKMDSTEPPYSEARFEEIKKEVSNYIKKIGYNPAAVAFVPISGWHGDNMLEHSDKMSWFKGWSIERKEGKAEGKTLIEALDAILPPSRPTEKPLRLPLQDVYKIGGIGTVPVGRVETGILKPGMVVTFAPANLTTEVKSVEMHHEALQEAVPGDNVGFNVKNVSVKELRRGYVAGDSKNNPPKGAADFTAQVIVLNHPGQIANGYTPVLDCHTAHIACKFAEIKEKCDRRTGKTTEENPKSIKSGDAAIVNLVPSKPMCVESFQEFPPLGRFAVRDMRQTVAVGVIKNVTFKDVTSGKVTKAAEKAQKKK from the exons ATGGGTAAGGAAAAGATTCACATTAACATCGTCGTCATTGGTCACGTAGATTCCGGCAAATCGACCACGACCGGACATTTGATCTACAAATGTGGTGGAATAGACAAGAGAACCATCGAAAAATTCGAAAAGGAAGCCCAGGAG ATGGGCAAGGGTTCGTTCAAGTATGCCTGGGTGTTGGATAAGCTGAAGGCAGAACGTGAACGTGGTATCACGATTGACATTGCTTTATGGAAGTTCGAAACTAGCAAGTACTACGTGACCATCATCGATGCTCCAGGCCACAGAGATTTCATTAAGAACATGATTACAGGAACGTCACAG GCCGACTGTGCAGTGTTGATTGTAGCAGCTGGTACAGGTGAATTTGAAGCCGGTATTTCGAAGAACGGTCAGACTCGTGAGCACGCGTTGTTGGCATTCACTTTGGGTGTGAAACAACTGATCGTGGGTGTGAACAAAATGGACTCGACTGAGCCACCATACAGTGAG GCTAGGTTTGAGGAAATTAAGAAGGAAGTAAGCAATTACATTAAGAAGATTGGTTACAATCCTGCAGCTGTTGCCTTTGTCCCAATTTCTGGATGGCATGGCGACAATATGCTTGAGCATTCTGACAAGATGAGCTGGTTCAAGGGATGGTCTATTGAGCGTAAGGAAGGGAAGGCTGAGGGGAAGACCTTAATTGAAGCTCTTGATGCTATCCTTCCTCCTAGCAGACCAACTGAGAAGCCTCTGAGACTTCCTCTTCAG GATGTGTACAAAATTGGTGGTATTGGAACAGTACCTGTGGGTAGAGTAGAAACAGGTATTCTGAAGCCTGGTATGGTTGTGACATTTGCTCCTGCTAATTTGACGACTGAGGTGAAATCTGTGGAGATGCACCATGAAGCTCTGCAGGAAGCTGTTCCGGGTGATAATGTTGGTTTCAATGTTAAAAACGTTTCTGTTAAAGAACTTCGGCGTGGTTATGTTGCTGGTGACTCTAAGAACAACCCACCCAAGGGTGCTGCTGACTTCACAGCACAG gTTATTGTTCTGAATCATCCAGGACAAATTGCAAATGGTTATACACCAGTGCTTGACTGTCATACAGCACATATTGCATGCAAGTTTGCTGAAATCAAAGAGAAGTGTGACCGTCGTACTG GCAAGACAACTGAGGAGAATCCTAAATCGATCAAATCTGGTGATGCTGCTATTGTAAACTTGGTACCTAGCAAGCCAATGTGTGTGGAATCATTCCAAGAGTTCCCTCCATTGGGTAGATTTGCTGTGCGTGACATGAGGCAGACGGTTGCTGTTGGTGTAATTAAG AATGTGACATTCAAGGATGTCACCAGTGGTAAGGTAACGAAGGCAGCTGAGAAGGCccagaagaagaaataa